A stretch of Rhododendron vialii isolate Sample 1 chromosome 4a, ASM3025357v1 DNA encodes these proteins:
- the LOC131323832 gene encoding zinc finger BED domain-containing protein RICESLEEPER 2-like, with the protein MDAGNGEDRDPHSGSEELPRNPIGPQRVGSIGEEAASNIVGGGSGPSGTGLLGSTGTPTDSTHAAANSGLSGSKRSRRHSWVWNHFSINENFKNENGVDIGARAVCHYCDTYYKCKSNNGVGPHGRHLRSKHADKIGDASDSSNFVYSKEKMRHGLALYVAAAEQPFTFVSRNSTRNDTKKAYSEVKKDLISELATVGAIGFTSDMWSGINNRGYICVTAHYIDSSWTLQKKIIAFRLVEFPHDAEQIYESIMGVFRDFEVVDRVYSITFDNHSANSATLPLQQEFDKLCTSLYSLKPKNMNSDVQNRWNSTYLMLKSCQKYSDAISAYVNQRYRPCRGNPLTIADWEIGFEFMKFLKVFYAATVACSGVRYPTSCIVLHHLFNISVNFRKHREHPNFAHACIDMEGKFRKYYEEMPSIFMLAAIMDPRMKLQGVSLLLREIGTNLGITALPSSANVNDLLNIMYAKYESKFRSNASCTTAPLTSSTSTNDEFWDFVSSNLGIGSSTGTSRIELEKYLDLESINVNDRRDFDVLAWWKKNEDKYPVLSIMARDLLTPPVSTVASESAFSAGKRVLDERRSRLAPDILDCLICLKDWEDARLGIQKRSAKDEFRGYFADSDIDISGLKWILWQLMKALNGNMMLPPLQFLAMIGVATYEGHNGNLTLHPFQFSAMMIKGTNI; encoded by the exons atgGATGCTGGAAATGGGGAGGATCGTGACCCCCACTCAGGTTCTGAAGAACTACCACGAAACCCTATTGGACCACAGCGTGTGGGTTCTATAGGTGAGGAGGCTGCTTCAAACATtgttggtggtggaagtggtccAAGTGGAACAGGCCTTCTAGGTTCCACTGGTACTCCGACAGATTCTACTCATGCAGCTGCAAATTCAGGCCTTAGTGGTTCAAAAAGGTCACGACGCCACTCATGGGTATGGAATCATTTCTCTATAaatgaaaacttcaaaaatgaaaatggtgtTGACATAGGAGCTAGGGCAGTATGCCATTATTGTGACACATATTATAAATGCAAAAGTAATAACGGTGTAGGGCCACATGGTAGACATCTAAGGAGTAAACATGCTGATAAAATTGGTGATGCATCTGATAGTAgtaattttgtttattcaaaagaaaaaatgagacatGGACTGGCCCTTTATGTAGCTGCAGCAGaacaaccatttacttttg TTTCTAGAAATTCAACCCGTAATGATACGAAGAAAGCTTATAGTGAAgttaaaaaagatttgattagtGAACTTGCAACTGTTGGTGCTATAGGTTTTACTTCTGATATGTGGTCTGGTATAAATAATCGTGGTTATATTTGTGTGACTGCTCATTATATAGACTCTAGTTggactttgcaaaaaaaaattattgctttccgTTTAGTGGAGTTTCCTCATGATGCTGAACAGATTTATGAAagtattatgggtgtttttagggATTTTGAAGTTGTTGATAGAGTTTATAGCATTACTTTTGACAACCATAGTGCTAATAGTGCTACACTTCCATT gcaacaagaatttgatAAATTGTGCACATCACTTTACagtcttaaacccaaaaatatgaaCTCTGATGTTCAAAATCGTTGGAATTCGACCTACCTTATGTTAAAGTCTTGTCAAAAATATAGTGATGCAATATCTGCTTATGTTAATCAGAGGTATCGACCGTGTCGTGGTAATCCTTTAACTATAGCTGATTGggaaattggttttgagttcatgaaatttttgaaagtgttttATGCTGCTACCGTAGCTTGTTCGGGTGTTCGTTATCCTACTTCTTGTATTGTgcttcatcatcttttcaatATCAGTGTCAATTTTCGTAAACATAGGGAACATCCAAATTTTGCACATGCTTGTATAGATATGGAaggaaaattcagaaaatattatGAGGAAATGCCATCAATATTTATGTTAGCTGCAATAATGGACCCTAGGATGAAGTTACAAGGTGTTAGCTTGCTCTTAAGAGAGATTGGTACGAATTTGGGGATTACCGCTTTACCTTCTTCTGCTAATGTGAATGATTTACTGAATATCATGTATGCCAAatatgaatctaagtttcgTTCTAATGCTTCATGTACTACTGCTCCTTTAACATCTTCTACAAGTACCAATGatgaattttgggattttgttagtTCAAATTTAGGAATAGGAAGTAGCACTGGAACTTCACGCATTGAACTCGAGAAATATTTGGACCTAGAATCTATTAACGTGAATGACAGGCGTGATTTTGATGTCTTAgcttggtggaaaaaaaatgaagataaatatCCTGTTCTTTCAATCATGGCACGTGATCTACTTACCCCTCCTGTGTCTACAGTAGCATCCGAATCTGCTTTTAGTGCAGGTAAAAGagtgttggatgagaggaggAGCAGACTTGCTCCAGACATTTTGGATTGTCTCATATGTTTGAAAGATTGGGAGGATGCACGCCTTGGAATTCAAAAAAGATCGGCTAAAGATGAATTCAGAGGCTATTTTGCAGATTCTGATATAGACA taaGTGGGCTGAAGTGGATATTGtggcaacttatgaaggccttaaatggTAACATGATGTTGCCCCCGCTTCAATTTTTGGCTATGAT TggtgttgcaacttatgaaggccatAATGGCAACTTAACGTtgcatccatttcaattttctgcTATGATGATAAAAGGAACTAATATCTGA